The nucleotide sequence AACTTTCTTGAGAAccttttttgggttttgttttccTCGGCtgggcttttatttttttgttttatgataTGGCGATAAGATCTATGCCAACGACGATGGGctgttaaattaattgaaaagttcagcggcaacagcaacggAACTCATTAGCATTTCTCCacacaaaatttgtttaaccAGCTGACAAATGTGTTCAGCTGTTTCGAAATGAGTTTTTAGTTCATTTTGCGTGTTGTTCCATGTGAAGTAACTCGACTTGGTTTTAACATGCAGAGCGGCGACTCCTTATCGTTTTGGTGTCTTACTTCTCAGTATTTCGAAACGAATTCAGTTCTTATCGCTCTTTTCGACACCAGAATAAAACCGACAAGACACCGATATCGTTCATCCGCCCCGTCCGCCCGCGTGGAATTCTCGCGCTCAACTGAAAGTTTCCAAACTTTGTTTCGATCTTAGCCACGATCGGTGCCAACCTGGTTTTTCGGTTCGAGTTGCGGCTCGAAGTGCGTTCGAGTTGCAGTTGCTTGCATGTCAGCtgttttttgttgcatttcaATTGATCGTGAACTGTATGTAGTATTtcgtattttcattttttactgCGCTGGCTGATGATTACCCGCACGTTTTGCCCTTTTTAGGGGGGCGCCTTTGAAAACCGGTTGggatttcttttcttcttcCAAGtgcaaaattaaaacaaaacacgCGTTTTGTCCGCCAATGGAGATATCGAAGATTCTGTggaacacttttttttattttcattgcttCCACTTCTTTTCTACTTTTATGGGTATGATGAACTTGGCAAGAGAGTTTTATATGTgggaattcaattaaatggaTGTTCATTTGGAAAGTTTATTCAAATACGAGTTCTAAAGTTGATAAGTTGTGATTTTTATTCCTAATTAATTCACTAATATCTGTCTCTGTTTTTTAGGGTATTATCCGTTCGATTCAGTTATGTTTTCTTCCTCACGCActcgttttgttgttttattcaTGTATCCCTTGACGTGGGAACTTTTAATTGTGTGTGCTGAGAGTTTTCAGACAATGCCACGAATTGTTGTCCACTTCAATATCTTCCGCCTCGCCAAGGAAAAGTACTGGAAAGTGCAGAAGGATATTTAGTATGCTTCCTTGACAGCACAAATATCAAAGATTTATTTCTCTTTGCGtgataaatgaaaaaaaggaGCAGTCCAGAACCGTTTTAGGCTTCACTCGTTTATGAAAGgggacaaaaacaaacatctccACCAGAAAAGGGTCACTCCCTGGAAAAATGGTCTAGGGAAGGGGTTCTGTGGGTTACGACCCTTATAAACATGTCAATCACAAGTAAATTGTTGCAGATTTAATGGTCGTCCAAGGAATGTGGGTCTGGCAATAGGAATCCCACCCGACAGCCTGGACTCACTGAAATGCAAACGGATTTCCACTGCTGTGTCAGCAGCGTCGGAAAACGGCGAGAAATACAGTGAAGCTTCGAAAGATGACTTAAAAGTTAAcgaacaagaaaaaaaaacatttttaatgtaaCAAAAAAATTCATTATTCTAGTTACTCTTATTTGTATCAGCATTTGGAATTTTAGTATCGATCTTGTTTTCCGACAGCACACTGTACCAAATTGCGTCCGCCATAGATTTTGCTTTCCATTTCACTGACTTCCATGAATTTATAGGCAATCTTCGAAGGCCTAGGCGCGATGGTTTTGTTTAATGAAACTTAAAGTGCGTGCCAGAGTGCCCGGGCACGTATCCTTGAGCTCCTCGAGGGATCCGGATCCCTGGGGCTGAGGAGAACGGAACTGGAAGCTGATGAAGTCGGGGCTGCACTCAATTGCAATAGCCGACCGCAAAATGGCGTCGAAAGGACTTCCGTTCGAGCAAAAAACAAGAAGTCATGCAACTGGGCATCATCGGACGTGAAAAGctgctgttttcctttttatttttgtttttgttaatgtTACTGGTGGAGAACGAGGAATGGATCCCTTCCCACCGACAGCTTTAACGGCTATTAGAAAATTGCGAAAATTGCGCACACGTTTTGGCTGAGAAAAGCGGGAACGTTGCATGTGGCAGGGCAATCGAGTGCAGTTTGTGGCCCCAGATTTATTGCACCGAGCTGGAAATATTCGAGATGGCCGGCTCGCATTTTAAACAGTTTTCGTTAAGTTTGGTTTATTAAGCCCCACGCCAGGCCTCTGCATAATTCATTCGGTTTAAGGGTTTTCCACCAATTCATTTCAATCAGGCCGAGAGAGCAGAGCAGTTCTCGGCAGTCCGTGGCTCGTTTTAAATCATTTAGTGTGgtagttctggccgttttaTGGGCCCGTCTAAAGGAGTGCCAGGTGATGTTTATTGGACGTATGCATGCCGCATCGAAAGTGCTCCAGAATCGCTTTAAAGTTTGCCGGCAAAATTTACGGACTTCACCTTGAACACTTTTCCCGTTTGCGGTAAAAGTTTATGGTTGGTAAATCTTATTTAACTAGGTTTTCTCATCCAACtgtatttcatatttttttgccgttctatttttttgtaaattaccTCATTCATTGAATTTTATACAGGAGCTTTTGAGAATATATTTAGCTCAAAACATGCAACGCAAATGGGGAATAATATTTCTTGCGACTTTTTGCAATTAACACCGAGTTTGATTTAAGGTATGCGCAAGTTTCCTGGCTGAATTCCCGTAAATCTTAATTTCACAGAAACGTTAATCCAGTGAAAACGGTGGCTTTCTTTCACTTTCATTAAGTGCCGCCCAAGGTTGCCCCGGCGAATTCATCAACTTTCCCGGCCATTAGCCAGGAAAACCCGAAACCAAAACACCAACAGATCCGTCGTTCCTCAAACGATTTCCTTAACCTCTTTAAGGCTGCTTAACCCAATATCACACCAAAAGAAATTGTTGCTGAAATCGGAGGCGGAAAGCGTTCGAGTTGCTGCTCACCCATTCAAAGGAAATTGGAGTGCACACGAGTCGGGCAGCTTGGCAGCCAGGCAGCCAGGCAGTCGGGATTCGTCGACCAACCCACCTTAATTTGCAAATCTAGGCATATGCCGTAAAGGTTTTATGGCTTCCACCTTCGAAGCGCCAAAAAATGAATGTGGGAACCCCGTGGCGTCTCTGATTACAGGCGAAATATGCCACGTGTATGCGGTACGCATATGTGTGGGGTGCAGTTTTGATTCTCtgaaattgcaaaatcgatagTGTGTAAGGAGGgaattttcttgtattttctGGACTTTTCGCTCTAAAGTTAATTGATTGAATTAGCCAGCCAAGCAATGACACAAAATGGAGCTACTTAATATGGGCCAATCAAAACAAATGACAAGAAAATTATGCGATACCAATGTTTAAAATTCAACAACTTCCTGGGTAACAACAAAgtgtttaaattaataaatgccaCTCCGGTTTCCACACCCACTTAATAATCGCATTTTCCCGCATTTCGTTACTAGGCGTCGCCCTAAAGGTAGGCAACGAAAATCCACTCCGCCTGCtggaaaatacattttcaatgAAGCAGTCTACTTTTCCAATGACAAAAAAGTTTCGCTGGAATTTttggaatttaatttgcatacatttgGTTGGCTGATTACAAGCTATAGCTCGGATTCTGAACTATTTAAGCTTGCCATACTTTTGAGTTCCATTTCAAGGACTACCTATCATTTCTATTGGCATTGGATGctgcttaattttttttttttttgttccatGGCATCGATATCTGTGGCATCGACTGCGCTAATTGTTCTAATGCGCTCAAGCTGTAAGCTGCTTAAAATTGCTTAAATTGCAAGTTGAATAACAGCAGGGGGGGAGTAGGAAACTCTCTAACAAGAACCTGAATGGAGGAAATATATATTCGCATATATGCCTTCTGAGCCATTGGCGTCACTAAGGAAATAATCTACAATTACGCAGCAGTTGGAGAAATTGGCAGCGATTATTGAACACTTAGTGTAAGTAGGTAGGGGAAACAAGGTTTGCAATTTAAAGACGAGtccttttaatttaaagacGTCAAGGATTTGCCATGCGAAAAGTTTAAAAACTTATTTGAAAGCCGCTATTTGGAGTcttgttttattgatttcattaGTAGTTATTAGTAGCTATACCTGAGCTGTAATACCATAGCCTTAAAAAATTGttgagatatatatatgtttgtacGATTTAACGTAAACAATGCATTATATATGCTCTAGATATTCCTATGAAGCTATCTTATTAGTATataatattgaattttataCCATAGGGATTCATAAAGAATACATCACAGCTTGCTCTTAGCGTGTGTGCTCCTTTTAAAGAATCTTTCTTGCTGTCGCCGCTTTTCCTCGGCACTTAGGTGCTCCTCCTTGCCACTCAAGGACCAAGAAGTGAGTGCCGGGGGTCGGTGGTGTCGGATGAAGGGCACTATGTATCGGGCACACTCCTCGGCAGCATGAAGATGAACGTGGTGGGTACCTCCCTCCACCTCGTAGAACTCGAAGTGCGGATTGTTTTGACGTAAGATGGCAACCGCCTTCTCGGTTCTAGCTTCCACAAAATCAGACTTTGACCCTTTAATGATCAAACAGGGTATTCTCCGAATTCGCTTCACCAACGCCTCACCAAATTCGGGTTCCATTTGCAAATGGCTGTAGTATTTAACTCGTCCATCTCTGGAGAAGAAGAATCTGTCTGGATAGAGTTGCGACTTCGACACCTGCCGGTGAAGCAAGTGTTGGGCAAACTCTGGCGTCACCGAGTTGTCACTTCCTTTGGCGAGGACCTGTGTCAGCTGTGCGAGGGTGTAGGAGGGAGGCTCGTGCAGGTTTCCCTCCACCTGACGTTCCTCTTCCACCAGGTGCTTATCCAAACTGTggttcaaatatttaataaccgTTTTGGGGTCCTTTGACAAGGGCAGCAATATGTCCAGTGAGATGACCATGTCCACTGTATCTGGTGCCAAAGATGTGTAAACGAAGCTAATGATGCCACCCAATGAGTGGCCCATCAATGAGACCTTTGACCAGCCGTATTCCTTCATCACTCGAGGAATGATTAACACGTAATCGTTGACGGCGTAGTGCATTCCAGGCTGAATGTGAGCGGATCTTCCATGTCCGGGAAGATCGATGCACAACACGCCTATGTAGTCGGGAAGCAGGGGAATCAGCCGATCGAAGGTTCCCAGATTGTCCAGCCATCCGTGAATCGCCAGGATCGGTCGCTCCGTTCGATTACCATACCAACGACCGGAGATGTGACCCCAAGGTGCCGGTATTCTAACCTCCTTGAACTACAAAATAGCAATACTGGTTACTATGTTCATTAAAATCAGTATgaattaaagtttttttttttactatacACTTTCAGTTTCTGCACTGTAAACAAAATTTGCCGGTACACGGATTAAGGTTGCTTATCTTCGTATTTCGTCTATAATATTATTTCTGGCATACTCACATCGCTTAGAGACATAGTTCCCATATCGATTAGTGGTTTGCTGACCTTTGCACGTCTGTAAATTGGTCCGAAATCCAGAAATGAAGGCACCGCGTTATCTTAAGTATCTAAACACCTGCAAATAACTCGGCGATTCGGCGATTCGCACCTCTTTCGGCTACAACAGCTGATCAACGACTAATTTCTAAAATTGTTGTTTCACTTTTGAAAGCGAACGAAAGAGAAAAAACGCCGATAGAAAGAGTAGCTGTTTTTGGCGCGGAAACAAATCACCAACTATAAGAGAGCGAAgaatttgtttttcaaataGCTGATTAAAAGTATTACCAATTTTTAGCATTGTTTACATTCGCGTTTGTCTATTTAAatgttgatatattttttgtgtattaATACGAGCTCGTTGAATACCTATTCTTTCGAAATtcgtaaaaatattttaaaattgtagcTGGCACTATGATAATAGCCAAAGTTCACTGAAAAAGCATAGCGAGGGTGGTATGGTCCCATTGTTCTTATCTCCTATTgttatgattttatttatttgcttactCATTCGCCTAATGACACAGATCTCAAAAGACGATAGCCCTTTGCACTTTGATTCTTAGACTGGGTCCAGTCCACTTCCAAAATTATCTTAAGTATCAAAAACATATTGTTTAATATGatagtttaaatttaatacttGTCGTGTGTTCACGTTCTCAAACTTTAAAACCTTTACAACTAAAGTTACAGTGTATTATTATCACAACTTGCTGCGCTTTTTGTTGGTCCATGTGAAAAATCGCTTTGGTTTTCTCGATCTATCTTCCTTTCCGGCCACAGTCCAGGAGGTCATAGCAGGAGGTCTGTGATGTTGGATGAAGGGCACAATGTAACCGGCGCATTCCTCGGCGGCATGGAGATGCAGATGATGGGTGCCGTTTTCCACCTCGTAGAACTCAAAGTGCGGATTATCCTTGGCCAAAATCGATATAGCCTCGTTGTTGCGGACGGAGAGATATGGTGACAAGGAGCCCTTGATGATTAGATATGGCTTTTTAATGATCCGCCTCGCCATTTCTGCCCCCAGACTATCGTCGATATCTATGTAGTGGTAGTACTTTACTCGAATATCCCTAGTGAAATAGAACCGTTCGGGATACAGTTTCGACTTGGCCAACTGGCGGTGGAGGAGGTGCTTAGCCAGTTCGGGGGATACGGAATTAAAGCTTCCCGCAGCCAGCACCTTTCCCAATTGGTTGTGCGTGTAGGAGGGCGGCTCAATGTAATTTCCCAGCTTCTGTCGCTCAACATTCACTAGTTGTTTCTCTATACTAAGGTCCATGTAGTCTATGTCGTTTCTCAAGGGGAGCAGTATGTCCAGGGAGACGATCATATCGACGGTGTGAGGAGCAAGAGAGGCATAAATGAAGCTCAGGACTCCGCCCAGTGAGTGTCCAATGAGAGAGACCTTTGACCATCCGTACTCCTTCATGACCAGTGGAATAGTGAACACGTACTCGTACACACTGTAGTACATTCCCGGTGGCAAATGCGAGGATCTTCCATGTCCTGGCAGATCGATGCAGAGTACTCCTAGATAGTCAGGAAGCAGGGGAATGAGCCGATCGAAGGTTCCCAGGTTGTCCAGCCATCCGTGAATCGCCAAGATGGGTCGCTCGTTCCGATTTCCGTACCAACGTCCAGAAATGTGACCCCAGGGTACGGGAATCTTCACAGCTTCGAACTGAAAGATGCATAAACTGTATTAGTCACTTTTAGCAGATGGTCACACAACAGATGGTTGACTTACACTTAAGattacaaattaataattggTGGGTAAAGGTTGTCTATTAATCTATTAATGTACTTACATCGCTCAGTGACAAAGTTCCCATTGCTCTTAATTCTCGATTTAAGTAGTACTGGTTTTTGCTTATCTTAATTTGCTCTAAATCATTTGTATTCCGTTTGATTGTCTACTCGTCTTTCTGCTTTAACATGTTGGCGCAAACTAACATATTGTATTAAGTTGGGTTTGGTATTACTCAAActgcaaacaaaaagagaTCTTGCTATTCTCTTAATTAActcttaattaataattaagagAGCGAGATAAGATTGGGTTCTAAGTTGTATTCTCTCACGAGCTCTTATTACAACTTCCAATTACAGTGTATAAAATGCATAGAATGATCTTCGTGTTCTTAATCACATCAAGTTGTTGTTAACTATTGTTTATGTACATTagtttatatttcatttattaaaatacaaatatctAGAAATTCGCGAGCGCTTAAGTTGACATAACAAAAACATGAATAAGCAAGCTTTCGATGAGAGAAAAAGCTTTCGAGTGTTTCGGGGCGAATGTCAATGTGAGAtctgttaaatttaaatattactttGTATCCTAAAAGAAGATCCAAATATTTGGATTTAGTTTATAATCCGAATTTCAAGTagcaaatgaaattgataCACTGGTCTGTATCAAATTTAAGTCAAAAGCATGTAATCAAAGTCATCTGCTGAAATTATGAACACCACCGCATAAACCAAAAAGCCTACAAAAGCACGTTAAGTGCTTGTAGATTGCTAACTTAAAAATACCGTctatttataaacaaagtAGCTCCGCCTTTATTAccttttgaaatgaaaaacgcgtaacaacaacaaaatcattCATAAATACTGCCAAGTACTAATGACTCTAATTTTAACACTGATTATTGCACATTCTTAGATTAAACTCGCGATCGCAAGATCGGAATTTATGCTCTTgctattaaaactaaattaattgCGATTGGATTTGACTATAACTTTCCTTGGAACAGAGTTGCTCCCATCGGTGGTCGATGGTACTGAATAAAGGGACACATGTACTTCGCACACTCCTCGGGGAATTCCAGGTGAACGTGATGGGTACCGTTTTCCACTTCGTAGAACTCAAAGTGTGGATTATCCTGGGCCAAAATGGAAACGGCTTCGTCACTGTGAGCGCCCAGAAAGGGCGACATAGATCCCTTGATAATGAGAAAGGGCTTCTTCCCAACGCCCCCGGCCATATCGGCAGCCAGTTCCGCACCAATGTCCCAGTAGTTGTAGAACTTGATCCGCCTATCTATGGATAAGTAAAACGATTCCGGATTTAGTCCTGACTCCTTCCTTGGGCCAACTCGGGTGTCACCGAATTCAGCGTGCCATTGGCGACAGCCATTCCCAATTTCGGCAGCTTGTAACTGGGTGGCTCCCGCAGAGATCCGCTCGCCAGGATCTCATCCTGCGCCATGTGCTGGTCCAGGTTTCTGCGGAAGCTTTCGAGAGCAATGTCACTGTCGAACTTCGGCATCAGCACACAGTCTATGCAAATGACCATGTCCACTGTATCGGGTGCCATTGTCGCGTAAATAAAACTGTAGAAGGCGCCCAATGAGTGTCCCATGAGCGAAACCTTCTCCCAACCAAAGTGCTTCATAATCCGCGGAATAATGAACACGTCGTTGTACACATCATATCGAATTCCCAGTGGCAGAGGCGAGGATCTTCCATGTCCTGGTAAATCGATGCAGAGCACTCCCACGTGACCGGGTAGCAGTGGAACCAGGCGATCGAAGGTGCCCAGGTTGTCCAGCCATCCGTGTAGTGCCAGGATGGGGCGTTCCGTTCGATTTCCATACCATCTTCCCGAAATGTAGCCCCAAGGAGCAGGAATTTTCAGTTCCTTGCACTGTAGGCATAATGAAATTTCTATGAAATTCTATACGGCATCTGTTCCTTACTTACTTCGGTAACTGGAAGTTGCTGCAACATGGTTTTTAGTTTATGCAGCAAACGGCGTTTCAAACGTCTTTTTGCTTTGACGATCAGTCAACGacttctttaaatttttatgttgctgctgctttttggCGCTAATGTTTACAATATCAGTAATCGAGATACGCTAAAAAAAGCTTCCCACATAAAAGCTTTTTTGATTACAAAACGCACAATATAATCTTAAAGCAGGGGAACCTAATTGTACTCTGCATCTTTCCTCAATTTCTAGTTTATTTTACTATTTCCAAATATGTGTTTCCTAAAACTTAAATAGCACATTAAAGTTTGCTGCTTCTTGGAGGTCTGTGATTTCGGATGAAGGGAACGATATAGCGGGCACACTCCTCGGCGGCATGCAGGTGGACATGATGCTTGCCGCCCTCCACTTCGTAGAACTCAAAGTTGGGATTATCATGTGACAGAATGGACATTGTTTCGTTGCATCGAGGTCCCACAAATGGTGAAAGGGATCCCTTAATTACCAGATAGGGTTTCTTCTCAATACGCCTCGCCATTTCAAGAGCAAGTCCGTTTTCAATGTCGAATATGTGATAGAACTTTACACGTCCATCTCTGGAGAAGAATACCTTTTCCGGGTACATGTTTGATTTGGCCACCTGGCGGTGGAGCATGTGATCGGCCAGGTGTTGCGGCACCGAGTTGTTGCTGTTCCTGGCGAGCGTCTCACGCAGCTTACTCAAGGTGAACGATGGCGGCTCATGTTCGGTGCCATCCGCCTGTCGCCTCTCCTCCAGCAAATAACCTTCTATGTCCTTGGTCAACTTGCTGGGATCCTCGATTCTCCGCGGCAGCAGTACATCCAATGATATAATCATATCGACTGTGCTTGGTGCCATGGCCGCGTACATGAAGCTCATCACACCTCCGAGGGAATGACCCATTAAGGAGACCTTGGACCAGCCGAACTCCTTCATCACCCTCGGTATGATGAACACATAGTCGTAGACGTTGTAGGGCACACCCGGCGGAAGCCTAGAAGATCTACCATGTCCGGGTAGGTCGATGCACAGCACGCCTATGTAGTCGGGAAGCAGGGGAATCAGCCGATCGAAGGTTCCCAGATTGTCCAGCCATCCGTGAATTGCCAAAATGGGTCTATCAGCTCGATTGCCATACCAACGGCCTGCTATGTGACCCCAAGGTGCTGGAATCATCACCTCTTCATACTGCAGGCgtttctaaatatatatagaagaAATCAATATTCAATTGAATATTCATTTTAACAGGATAAACTACAtaaatttattgcaaaatTGATTTAAGTGCAAGAGTATGAAATATTCCACTGGCATAAGTACACacttttctgctttttgttttgattactTACATGCATTGCTTCCTTGTAGTTTGTTCCaccgaaaatgtaattttctaCTAAAATGCTTTTTTCATTCTTATTCAAACAACCGTTTCTGATCTTTGCCTTCAATGCAAAGTTCTGTTCCAGTTATTTTGACAGAGTATTATCTTTACTATCTTATATTCATATCACATCAACCGATGTGAATTACCAAAATTTGTAGCAACGACTTTCAACTGCGACGGCTTTTTAGCGACTAAATTGTTTTCGTGACAATGATCATCCCAGCAATATAAAATCTGTGAAATATATACCATAATGAGCAAAAATGAGACAGATGGtagtgaaaaaataaaacaggaaTTAACCCATTGTAAAAAAGGGCTaccaaacattttaaaaagaatttaaatatgtttaaaaatatactgttgaattaaataaaaaaaatataaacatagctacacttattgttttttaaacatttgttGAACCTTATCTTACATAAATTGAACTTgttatattttatgaaattccTCTTCGGCGTTCAGGTTTCGTGCTCAAATTCGCCCATAGGTATACGTGGGTTAAGGTCGAAGAGCGAAGTATATACATACTTCTGAGATTAGGGAACAACTTTGAGTGGTGTATGtaaacaaacacaattcaaCTGTGCTGTTATGTATTTGCATTTAGTTTTTTGAAATTCGGGCGATGATCCTCTTATCAGTTTCAAAATCACTACATTCTTCACCAAACCTCTTGTAGCATGACATTGCCCAGTTTGGACCACCTGATGGTCGGTCATCGACGTCCGGTCTCAATAAACTGCCGTGGGATTTTGGGAATGTGTCGATTACTACGTGACTCTCAGGTAGAATCGAGTTTTCCACTTGCCGTGTCCACATCGATGCACTCGGTTACGCCATGTTGGCCTGGAGTGGTCATGTGCCTGGTTGAAGTTCAGCTTTTTCCTcggactttttttttcttaacaCCAACGAGCacgtttttccatttttctgtAAGGGCTTTGGCGACATTTACCTGGAAAAATTCATTGGAGTGCAAAGTCTGAGATGccttcttgtttttgtttaaactaaTCCATGGGAGAGTAGTTCTTTGCTTTAATGCAGGACGATGTGCCTATTTCTGGTTATCCCACAACCAACTATATGTGGTACACAAAAGTAGTTATAGTTATCCTCTCCATTTCAGACGAACTTCAGGCTTCGTCCTGCCGGACTGTCACCCAAGTGTGATTCCCTTCCGCTGTCTTTCCCCTCGACTGGATGTGGTTTCTATGCAGCAATATCATCTGATTCCTGCACAAAGcacaaaatttgcatttggccgGACAATGCAAATTGTACCGAGCTTTCCCCGAAGTGAAAGTGCCATTTCACTGGCGAAATATGTGCGTGTACTGGCCTTGAATCTGAATCCATAATTTGCCTGTCAACGGCAGCAAAGCAATGTCGTTGTCGTCGTGGCCCAAAAATTGTGCGCACATAATTGAGTTCAAGCATTTGGAGGCCAATTATGATTTCCCACTTTTCACCCAATTTTCTTTTGTCCCTTGCCGCGGCTCCTTTCACATCTCAATCAAAAGGGCGCGCCAAGTCCTTTGTCCTTCGAGCTTTCTCCGCGCGGCTTTAATTGCCTCTGCCACTTAacgtatgcaaattaaatttaattctttttctttcaACCGGATCTGCTTCGGTTTTTCGGGTCACCTTAAGTGGGAAAGCAGCTCACCTTCGgtttgataaatatttatgatacCCAATGATAGTTGTGCTGAACGAGGAAAAAGGGTTGCCCATTTCCCCTATATTTTCCTTTctccgaaaaaaaagtaaataaataaataaaggatACACTTGAAGAATGTTTAGTCTTGcactgcaaatattttgtatgctTTCAAACTGAAGTGCTCTCTCTATACGGTTATATCATTGAAAGGGTTAGATTATCTAAATTATTATATGTAAAGATGATGGGTAGATATTGTAGCAGTGTACGGTAATGTACTATATATGATGCTTTCAACCTGTCAGCGGAGCTcccgaacaaaaaaaaacttgagcCGGGTATCAGCTCCACAAAGACACCGCCGGAAGTCTTGAGCTGATACGCATGCATCtgccgaaaaaaaaggagaaaaatcCAGGGAAAATGGCAGGAAAAGCGGCGGGGAAAGTCGGGCATCCCGGCTATTATGCTCTCTATGTGTTGCTATTTTGCTTTTTTAGCCAGAATTTCTTTAGACCCAAAGAGCGAGTGAGATTTAAGCCCGAACAATAGATGAACAAAAATACTCGAGTGTGTGTGGAATTGCATTAAGAAATCATTTTCGTTTTGTGGCGGTTTCCATGGAGTTTTCCCTTGGTTTTCCCTGGTTTTCACAGCTTTTGCACGGCTCTGCGGGTCTAATTCAAATGAATTATTTGAGCCAGAATGTTTCAGTCGTTGCATTTTTCTGGGTGTGCGGGCTTAACAGCATTTCTTTGGCTAATGAATTTGACTATTATACATAGCACATAAGAGCGACGgtgtttgcatttgcatgtgtgtataaataattgtatttcCTTTAATTATACAGCAGAGCtgcaaatttgcatttgaattcaCATGCAGTTTTGTCGGGTAGACTTACACGGACACACATccaattaacaattaaaaattccacaGAATTACAA is from Drosophila melanogaster chromosome 3L and encodes:
- the CG15820 gene encoding uncharacterized protein; the encoded protein is MHKRLQYEEVMIPAPWGHIAGRWYGNRADRPILAIHGWLDNLGTFDRLIPLLPDYIGVLCIDLPGHGRSSRLPPGVPYNVYDYVFIIPRVMKEFGWSKVSLMGHSLGGVMSFMYAAMAPSTVDMIISLDVLLPRRIEDPSKLTKDIEGYLLEERRQADGTEHEPPSFTLSKLRETLARNSNNSVPQHLADHMLHRQVAKSNMYPEKVFFSRDGRVKFYHIFDIENGLALEMARRIEKKPYLVIKGSLSPFVGPRCNETMSILSHDNPNFEFYEVEGGKHHVHLHAAEECARYIVPFIRNHRPPRSSKL
- the CG5704 gene encoding uncharacterized protein, isoform B — encoded protein: MGTLSLSDFEAVKIPVPWGHISGRWYGNRNERPILAIHGWLDNLGTFDRLIPLLPDYLGVLCIDLPGHGRSSHLPPGMYYSVYEYVFTIPLVMKEYGWSKVSLIGHSLGGVLSFIYASLAPHTVDMIVSLDILLPLRNDIDYMDLSIEKQLVNVERQKLGNYIEPPSYTHNQLGKVLAAGSFNSVSPELAKHLLHRQLAKSKLYPERFYFTRDIRVKYYHYIDIDDSLGAEMARRIIKKPYLIIKGSLSPYLSVRNNEAISILAKDNPHFEFYEVENGTHHLHLHAAEECAGYIVPFIQHHRPPAMTSWTVAGKEDRSRKPKRFFTWTNKKRSKL
- the CG15879 gene encoding uncharacterized protein, whose translation is MSLSDFKEVRIPAPWGHISGRWYGNRTERPILAIHGWLDNLGTFDRLIPLLPDYIGVLCIDLPGHGRSAHIQPGMHYAVNDYVLIIPRVMKEYGWSKVSLMGHSLGGIISFVYTSLAPDTVDMVISLDILLPLSKDPKTVIKYLNHSLDKHLVEEERQVEGNLHEPPSYTLAQLTQVLAKGSDNSVTPEFAQHLLHRQVSKSQLYPDRFFFSRDGRVKYYSHLQMEPEFGEALVKRIRRIPCLIIKGSKSDFVEARTEKAVAILRQNNPHFEFYEVEGGTHHVHLHAAEECARYIVPFIRHHRPPALTSWSLSGKEEHLSAEEKRRQQERFFKRSTHAKSKL